One window from the genome of Dasypus novemcinctus isolate mDasNov1 chromosome 26, mDasNov1.1.hap2, whole genome shotgun sequence encodes:
- the TTLL3 gene encoding LOW QUALITY PROTEIN: tubulin monoglycylase TTLL3 (The sequence of the model RefSeq protein was modified relative to this genomic sequence to represent the inferred CDS: inserted 4 bases in 2 codons): MQGPSAALLLGAGDLGAASRRSAPWCRQEGDAVCRWSRKPQPPEPRTSSPVLWPCARHSRFPLPETLPWPGPAPARPARASARGKSGPGSLASAGSPGGAFTTLAGGARADGAADPRPLGLPPPPALEQAPPQEGSIVLWRGFSKVPHHMGRLRNAKIHVERAVKQKKVFMIQGRYPVIRCLLRRRGWVEKKIVHHVGTTLPPPQKDLDSSVVGDSDTTEDEDEDEDDAFRLPQLLDFDGFLEFGDLDGTHALMSRMVRNEIPYFIWTTRRDVMDCRFLSKDQMINHYARAGSFTTKVGLCINLRNLPWFDEADADSFFPRCYRLGAEDDKRAFIEDFWLTAARNVLKLVVKSKWKTYSIKAEEEEAPGEKQPKKLEKKPVTVSTEFVDEALCACEEHLSNLAHLDIDKDLEAPVYLSPQGWSLFLQRYYQVVHEGAELKHLETQVQRCEDILQQLRSVVPQIDMEGDRNIWIVKPGAKSRGRGIVCMDHLEEMLKLVDGNPLVIKDGKWVVQKYIERPLLIFGTKFDLRQWFLVTDWNPLTVWFYRDSYIRFSTQPFSLKNLDNSVHLCNNSIQKHLENSCHRHPLLPPDNMWSSQKFQAHLQEMGAPKAWSTVIVPGMKAAVIHALQTSQDTVQCRKASFELYGADFVFGEDFQPWLIEINASPTMAPSTAVTARLCAGVQADTLRVVIDRRQDRNCDTGAFELIYKQPAVEVPHYVGIRLVVEGSTIKKPNAMCHRRMAIRPSLPQLLTWQGSGEGKDSGARTYRSASRKVAGARSLGHIEKPASTTTASAPGKGKKAPHHFPSLHSKAWLPSPRVLRPQGRVLRLQHGKMVDPRALSTTGKALMTLPTAQVLITLPPTPELKPSSWKPSKVGLTXCLTPWAVLSPGGQGXGGHRQRAAPGLAGAPREGLFPPEPLSCTDVLVSFFLPSFHTEALAPQSLGSPRPGNGLWSPPFEVGSPPTTHRKVKAKGKFKARLCDKPKAKAEACFPEGQSLPEPLPFNDASQRLGGMGDVMPEKPLLRSPLPPSWTQGQIKRSK, encoded by the exons ATGCAGGGCCCTAGCGCGGCCCTGCTCCTGGGCGCGGGGGATCTGGGGGCGGCGAGCCGGAGATCCGCTCCCTGGTGCCGCCAGGAGGGCGACGCGGTGTGCCGCTGGTCGCGGAAGCCGCAGCCGCCTGAGCCACGCACCAGCTCCCCCGTCTTGTGGCCCTGCGCGCGCCACTCCCGGTTCCCGCTGCCCGAGACGCTGCCATGGCCGGGACCCGCCCCCGCCCGGCCGGCCCGGGCCAGTGCGCGCGGCAAGAGCGGGCCGGGCAGCCTGGCCTCTGCGGGCAGCCCCGGCGGCGCCTTCACCACGCTCGCGGGCGGCGCCCGTGCGGACGGTGCGGCGGATCCCCGCCCCCTCGGCCTCCCGCCCCCGCCAGCCCTGGAACAGGCCCCGCCACAGGAAG GTTCCATTGTCCTCTGGCGAGGATTCTCCAAGGTACCTCACCACATGGGCCGGCTCCGAAACGCCAAGATCCACGTCGAGAGAGCTGTCAAG CAGAAGAAGGTCTTTATGATCCAAGGCCGCTACCCGGTGATCCGGTGCCTCTTGCGCCGGAGGGGCTGGGTGGAGAAGAAGATAGTCCATCACGTGGGCACCACCTTGCCACCCCCCCAGAAGGATCTGGATAGCTCAGTGGTGGGCGACAGCGACACCACTGAGGACG AGGATGAGGATGAGGACGATGCGTTTCGGCTGCCACAGCTGCTCGACTTCGATGGTTTCCTGGAATTTGGTGACCTGGATGGGACACATGCTCTGATG TCCCGCATGGTACGGAACGAGATCCCCTACTTCATCTGGACCACTCGGCGGGATGTGATGGACTGTCGCTTCCTCTCCAAGGACCAAATGATAAACCACTATGCCCGGGCTGGCTCCTTTACCACAAAG GTGGGTCTATGTATCAATCTCCGGAATTTGCCCTGGTTTGACGAGGCTGATGCGGATTCCTTCTTCCCACGCTGTTACCGGCTTGGGGCTGAGGATGACAAACGAGCTTTCATAG AGGACTTCTGGCTGACAGCTGCCCGCAACGTTCTCAAGCTGGTAGTGAAGTCCAAATGGAAGACATACTCTATCAAGGCAGAAGAGGAAGAGGCTCCAG GAGagaagcagcctaagaaactggAGAAAAAGCCAGTGACAGTGTCCACAGAGTTCGTGGATGAGGCTCTGTGTGCGTGTGAGGAGCACCTTAGCAACCTGGCCCACCTGGACATTGACAAGGATCTAGAGGCCCCAGTGTACCTCAGCCCCCAGGGCTGGTCCCTCTTCCTCCAGCGCTACTACCAGGTGGTCCA CGAGGGGGCAGAGCTCAAGCACCTGGAAACGCAGGTCCAGCGCTGCGAGGACATTCTGCAGCAGCTGCGGTCTGTGGTGCCCCAGATCGACATGGAAGGGGATCGCAACATCTGGATCGTGAAGCCGGGAGCCAAGTCCCGCGGACGAG GCATCGTGTGCATGGACCACCTGGAAGAGATGCTGAAACTGGTGGACGGCAACCCCCTGGTGATAAAGGACGGCAAGTGGGTGGTGCAGAAGTATATTGAGCGGCCTCTACTCATCTTTGGTACCAAGTTTGACCTGAGACAGTGGTTCCTGGTGACCGACTGGAACCCACTTACTGTGTGGTTCTACCGTGACAGCTACATCCGCTTCTCCACACAGCCCTTCTCCCTGAAGAACCTGGACAA CTCGGTACACCTGTGCAACAATTCCATCCAGAAGCATCTGGAGAACTCATGCCACCGGCACCCACTACTGCCCCCAGACAACATGTGGTCCAGCCAGAAGTTCCAGGCGCACTTGCAGGAGATGGGGGCCCCGAAGGCTTGGTCCACCGTCATCGTGCCCGGCATGAAGGCTGCCGTGATCCACGCGCTGCAGACCTCTCAGGACACCGTGCAGTGCCGAAAGGCCAGCTTTGAGCTCTACGGTGCTGACTTCGTGTTTGGGGAGGACTTCCAGCCCTGGCTAATCGAAATCAATGCCAGCCCCACCATGGCGCCCTCCACAGCTGTCACTGCTCGGCTGTGTGCTGGTGTGCAAGCCGACACCCTCCGCGTGGTCATCGACCGGCGTCAGGACCGCAACTGTGACACGGGGGCCTTTGAGCTCATCTACAAGCAG CCTGCCGTGGAGGTACCCCATTATGTGGGTATCCGGCTTGTGGTAGAGGGCTCCACCATCAAGAAACCCAATGCGATGTGTCACCGGCGGATGGCCATTCGTCCGTCACTCCCTCAGCTGCTGACCTGGCAAGGCTCTGGGGAAGGGAAGGACTCAGGGGCCCGTACCTACAGGTCAGCTTCTAGGAAAGTTGCTGGGGCCAGGAGCCTGGGGCACATTGAGAAGCCAGCCTCCACTACCACCGCCTCGGCCCctggaaaggggaagaaag CCCCCCACCACTTCCCCAGCCTCCACAGCAAggcctggctgccttctccccgcGTGCTCCGACCCCAGGGCCGGGTCCTCAGGCTGCAGCACGGCAAGATGGTGGACCCTCGGGCCCTGTCGACCACAGGCAAGGCCCTGATGACTCTGCCGACCGCCCAGGTTTTGATTACGCTCCCACCTACGCCCGAGCTCAAGCCCAGCAGCTGGAAGCCAAGCAAGGTGGGCCTCAC CTGCCTCACACCCTGGGCGGTGCTGAGCCCTGGGGGTCAGGG TGGAGGACACAGGCAGAGGGCAGCTCCTGGGCTGGCTGGAGCCCCAAGGGAAGGCTTATTTCCCCCAGAACCCCTTTCCTGTACAGATGTCCTGGTCagcttttttctcccctcctttcACACTGAGGCTCTTGCTCCCCAGAGCCTTGGCAGCCCCCGTCCTGGAAACGGTCTGTGGTCTCCGCCCTTTGAAGTAGGAAGTCCTCCTACCACCCATAGGAAGGTCAAGGCCAAAGGCAAGTTCAAGGCCAGACTTTGCGACAAACCCAAGGCCAAGGCTGAGGCGTGCTTCCCGGAGGGGCAGAGCCTCCCAGAACCCCTGCCCTTTAACGATGCATCCCAGAGGCTGGGGGGCATGGGGGACGTGATGCCAGAGAAGCCCCTGCTTCGATCCCCACTGCCCCCGTCCTGGACCCAGGGCCAAATAAAAAGGAGCAAGTGA